The following are encoded together in the Streptomyces sp. NBC_01465 genome:
- a CDS encoding alanine racemase, which yields MALSLYVDTARWRAHQKSVTEQFPGIVPVCKGNGYGFGHERLADEVTRFGSDMLAVGTTYEAARMKDWFGGDLLVLTPFRRGEEPVPLPDRVIRSVSSVDGVHALVGARVVIECMSSMKRHGVAQEDLGRLQTAIDDVRLEGFALHLPLDRTDGSDAVEEVIGWMDRLRSARLPLHTMFVSHLRAEELARLQQQFPQTRFRARIGTRLWLGDHEATEYRGAVLDVTRVSKGDRFGYRQQKAASDGWLVVVAGGTSHGVGLEAPKALHGMMPRAKGVARAGLATVNRNLSPFVWAGKQRWFAEPPHMQVSILFVPSDAQEPRVGDELVAHLRHTTTQFDRLVDR from the coding sequence ATGGCGCTCTCCCTCTACGTCGACACCGCGCGCTGGCGGGCGCACCAGAAGTCGGTCACCGAGCAGTTCCCGGGCATAGTGCCGGTCTGCAAGGGCAACGGATACGGCTTCGGCCACGAACGGCTCGCCGACGAGGTGACCCGCTTCGGATCCGACATGCTCGCCGTCGGCACCACCTACGAAGCGGCCCGGATGAAGGACTGGTTCGGCGGCGACCTGCTCGTCCTGACGCCCTTCAGACGGGGCGAGGAGCCCGTTCCGCTGCCGGACCGGGTGATCCGTTCGGTCTCCTCCGTCGACGGCGTGCACGCCCTGGTGGGCGCCCGCGTCGTCATCGAGTGCATGAGCTCGATGAAGCGCCACGGCGTCGCCCAGGAGGACCTCGGCCGGCTGCAGACGGCGATCGATGACGTACGGCTGGAGGGCTTCGCCCTGCACCTGCCGCTCGACCGCACCGACGGCTCCGACGCCGTCGAGGAGGTCATCGGCTGGATGGACCGGCTGCGGTCCGCACGCCTCCCGCTGCACACCATGTTCGTCAGCCATCTGCGTGCCGAGGAACTCGCCCGGCTGCAGCAGCAGTTCCCGCAGACCCGCTTCCGTGCGCGGATCGGCACCCGGCTCTGGCTGGGCGACCACGAGGCCACGGAGTACCGGGGCGCCGTCCTGGACGTCACCCGCGTCTCCAAGGGCGACCGCTTCGGCTACCGCCAGCAGAAGGCCGCATCGGACGGCTGGCTGGTCGTCGTCGCCGGCGGCACCTCGCACGGGGTCGGCCTGGAGGCGCCGAAGGCGCTGCACGGGATGATGCCGCGCGCCAAGGGTGTGGCGCGGGCGGGTCTGGCGACCGTGAACCGCAATCTGTCGCCGTTCGTATGGGCGGGCAAGCAGCGCTGGTTCGCCGAGCCGCCGCACATGCAGGTGTCGATCCTGTTCGTGCCCTCGGACGCGCAGGAGCCGCGGGTGGGGGACGAGCTGGTGGCCCATCTGCGCCACACGACAACGCAGTTCGACCGCCTCGTCGACCGCTGA
- the rpsF gene encoding 30S ribosomal protein S6, which produces MRHYEMMVILDPDLEERAVSPLIENFLSVVREGNGKVEKVDTWGRRRLAYEIKKKPEGIYSVIDLQAEPAVVKELDRQMNLNESVLRTKVLRPETH; this is translated from the coding sequence ATGCGTCACTACGAAATGATGGTCATCCTCGACCCCGATCTCGAGGAGCGCGCTGTCTCCCCGCTGATCGAGAACTTCCTCTCCGTCGTCCGCGAGGGCAACGGAAAGGTTGAGAAGGTCGACACCTGGGGCCGTCGTCGTCTCGCTTACGAGATCAAGAAGAAGCCCGAGGGCATCTACTCGGTCATCGACCTGCAGGCCGAGCCTGCGGTCGTCAAGGAGCTCGACCGCCAGATGAACCTGAACGAGTCGGTCCTCCGGACCAAGGTCCTCCGTCCCGAGACCCACTGA
- a CDS encoding glycosyltransferase family 87 protein, translating into MWAMTSVQRDVEDAPGPQDVVRPTQQDEVATAGSELIGGPVGRFARLGTGPGYGWLTPVRVVVLVALGMFALGMVQKMPCYDWAWFQGATSQYTHACYSDIPHLYVGRGFADDLVPYFDSFNGDMQYLEYPVLTGLFMEVASWLTPHGGSMQHREQVYWMVNAGMLMICTAVIAACVARTHRRRPWDALLLALAPAFALTSTINWDLFAVALTAAAMLMWSRSRPLAFGILIGLATAAKLYPVLILGPVLLLCWRAKKWREFLTALLGAAAAWLVVDLPVMFLAPEGFKKFWTFSHDRGVDFGSFWLIIQQRWVPSGLDTDMVNDVSILLMLLACGGLAALALMAPRRPRLAQLAFLVVAAFILTNKVYSPQYVLWLIPLAALARPRWRDFLIWQACESMYFLGIWLYLAFIGSGDKPKGLPQDGYQWAIILHLVGTLYLCAVIVRDILMPERDVVRKDGSDDPSGGVLDGAPDEFVMGAAAHPPRHAAHHYEDQVVEWGSEHWKR; encoded by the coding sequence ATGTGGGCCATGACGAGCGTGCAGAGAGACGTCGAGGACGCCCCCGGCCCCCAGGATGTCGTGCGGCCCACGCAGCAGGACGAGGTCGCGACGGCCGGCAGCGAGCTGATCGGCGGGCCCGTCGGCCGTTTCGCCCGGCTCGGGACCGGGCCCGGCTACGGCTGGCTGACGCCGGTGCGGGTCGTGGTGCTCGTGGCGCTCGGGATGTTCGCGCTCGGCATGGTGCAGAAGATGCCCTGCTACGACTGGGCCTGGTTCCAGGGCGCCACCTCCCAGTACACGCACGCCTGTTACTCCGACATCCCGCACCTCTATGTCGGGCGCGGCTTCGCCGACGACCTCGTCCCGTACTTCGACAGCTTCAACGGCGACATGCAGTACCTCGAATACCCCGTCCTGACCGGCCTGTTCATGGAGGTCGCCTCCTGGCTGACCCCGCACGGCGGCTCGATGCAGCACCGCGAGCAGGTCTACTGGATGGTCAACGCGGGGATGCTGATGATCTGTACGGCGGTCATCGCCGCCTGCGTCGCCCGCACGCACCGACGCCGCCCCTGGGACGCTCTGCTGCTCGCCCTGGCGCCCGCCTTCGCGCTCACCTCCACCATCAACTGGGACCTGTTCGCGGTCGCGCTGACGGCCGCGGCGATGCTGATGTGGTCGCGGAGCAGGCCCCTCGCCTTCGGGATTCTGATCGGCCTTGCGACCGCCGCGAAGCTCTACCCCGTACTGATCCTGGGGCCGGTTCTCCTGCTGTGCTGGCGGGCCAAGAAGTGGCGGGAGTTCCTGACCGCGCTGCTGGGCGCCGCAGCGGCCTGGCTGGTGGTGGACCTTCCGGTGATGTTCCTCGCCCCCGAGGGGTTCAAGAAGTTCTGGACCTTCAGCCACGACCGCGGGGTCGACTTCGGCTCGTTCTGGCTGATCATCCAGCAGCGCTGGGTCCCCAGCGGCCTCGACACCGACATGGTCAACGACGTCTCGATCCTGCTGATGCTGCTGGCCTGCGGTGGTTTGGCGGCGCTCGCCCTGATGGCGCCGCGACGTCCGCGCCTGGCCCAGCTCGCGTTCCTGGTCGTCGCGGCGTTCATCCTCACCAACAAGGTCTATTCACCGCAGTACGTACTGTGGCTGATCCCCCTCGCCGCCCTCGCCCGGCCGCGCTGGCGGGACTTCCTGATCTGGCAGGCCTGCGAGTCGATGTACTTCCTGGGCATCTGGCTCTACCTGGCGTTCATCGGCAGCGGCGACAAGCCGAAGGGGCTGCCGCAGGACGGCTATCAGTGGGCGATCATCCTGCACCTGGTGGGGACGCTGTACCTCTGCGCGGTGATCGTGCGGGACATCCTCATGCCGGAGCGCGACGTCGTACGCAAGGACGGATCGGACGACCCCTCGGGCGGTGTGCTGGACGGTGCGCCGGACGAGTTCGTCATGGGGGCCGCCGCGCATCCGCCGCGGCATGCCGCGCACCACTACGAGGACCAGGTCGTGGAGTGGGGCTCGGAGCACTGGAAACGGTAG
- a CDS encoding MATE family efflux transporter, translating to MAQAPAPPKRSRRLHDREIVSLAVPAFGALVAEPLFVMVDSAVVGHLGTPQLAGLGVAAALLTTAVSIFVFLAYATTAAVARRVGAGDLQSAIRQGMDGIWLALLLGAAVIAVVLPTAPWLVSLFGTSDTASPYAVTYLRISSLGIPAMLVVLAATGVLRGLQNTRTPLYVAVGGFSANAALNAGLVYGAGLGIAGSAWGTVIAQFGMVAAYLIVVVRGARRHGASLRPDAAGIRACAQAGVPLLVRTLSLRAVLMIATAVAARMGDAEIAAHQIVLSLWSLLSFALDAIAIAGQAIIGRYLGAGDTKGAQEACRRMVQWGVASGTVLGILVAVARPLFIPLFTSDPSVQNALLPTLLVVAVAQPVAGIVFVLDGVLMGAGDGPYLAWAMLVTLAVFTPAALLVPALGGGLTALWWAMTLMMVVRLATLWLRARSGRWLVTGATR from the coding sequence ATGGCACAGGCCCCCGCTCCACCGAAACGCAGTCGAAGACTCCACGACCGGGAGATCGTCTCTCTCGCCGTCCCCGCCTTCGGCGCGCTCGTCGCCGAGCCGCTCTTCGTCATGGTCGACAGTGCCGTCGTCGGCCATCTCGGCACCCCGCAACTGGCCGGTCTCGGAGTCGCCGCGGCTCTGCTCACCACCGCGGTGAGCATCTTCGTCTTCCTCGCCTACGCCACCACCGCCGCCGTCGCCCGCCGGGTCGGCGCCGGAGATCTCCAGTCGGCCATCCGCCAGGGCATGGACGGCATCTGGCTGGCCCTGCTGCTCGGCGCCGCCGTCATCGCCGTCGTACTGCCCACGGCCCCCTGGCTGGTCTCCCTCTTCGGCACCTCCGACACCGCGTCCCCCTACGCGGTCACGTATCTCCGGATCTCCAGCCTCGGCATCCCCGCCATGCTGGTCGTCCTGGCCGCCACAGGCGTGCTCCGCGGCCTCCAGAACACCAGGACGCCCCTGTACGTCGCCGTGGGCGGCTTCTCCGCCAACGCGGCGCTCAACGCCGGTCTCGTGTACGGCGCCGGGCTCGGCATCGCGGGCTCCGCCTGGGGCACGGTGATCGCCCAGTTCGGCATGGTGGCCGCCTATCTGATCGTGGTCGTACGGGGAGCCCGGCGCCACGGAGCCTCACTGCGCCCCGACGCCGCCGGGATCCGGGCCTGCGCCCAGGCCGGGGTGCCCCTTCTCGTCCGTACGCTCTCGCTGCGTGCCGTCCTCATGATCGCCACAGCCGTCGCGGCCCGTATGGGCGACGCGGAGATCGCGGCCCATCAGATCGTCCTCTCCCTGTGGAGCCTGCTGTCCTTCGCGCTCGACGCCATCGCCATCGCGGGCCAGGCCATCATCGGCCGCTATCTGGGCGCCGGTGACACCAAGGGCGCCCAGGAGGCCTGCCGGCGCATGGTCCAGTGGGGAGTCGCCTCAGGAACAGTTCTCGGCATCCTGGTCGCCGTCGCCCGCCCCCTGTTCATCCCGCTGTTCACCAGCGACCCGTCGGTCCAGAACGCCCTGCTCCCCACTCTGCTGGTGGTGGCGGTCGCGCAGCCCGTCGCAGGGATCGTCTTCGTCCTCGACGGCGTACTGATGGGCGCGGGCGACGGCCCCTATCTGGCCTGGGCCATGCTCGTCACGCTGGCCGTCTTCACCCCGGCCGCGCTGCTGGTCCCCGCGCTGGGCGGCGGTCTGACCGCCCTGTGGTGGGCCATGACGCTGATGATGGTGGTCCGCCTGGCGACGCTCTGGCTTCGCGCCCGCTCGGGCCGCTGGCTCGTCACCGGCGCCACCCGCTGA
- the rplI gene encoding 50S ribosomal protein L9: MKIILTHEVAGLGSAGDVVDVKDGYARNYLVPRGFAIRWTKGGEQDVAQIRRARKIHEIATIEQANEVKAKLESVKVRLAVRSGDAGRLFGSVTPADIAAAIKTAGGPVVDKRRVELGSPIKTLGSHEVSVRLHADVAAKLGVEVVAA; the protein is encoded by the coding sequence ATGAAGATCATCCTCACCCACGAGGTCGCTGGCCTCGGTTCCGCCGGTGACGTCGTTGACGTCAAGGACGGTTACGCCCGCAACTACCTGGTCCCGCGTGGTTTCGCGATCCGCTGGACCAAGGGTGGCGAGCAGGACGTGGCGCAGATTCGCCGCGCCCGCAAGATCCACGAGATCGCGACGATCGAGCAGGCCAACGAGGTCAAGGCCAAGCTCGAGAGCGTGAAGGTCCGTCTGGCTGTTCGCTCCGGCGACGCCGGCCGTCTCTTCGGCTCCGTCACCCCGGCGGACATCGCCGCGGCGATCAAGACCGCCGGTGGCCCGGTTGTCGACAAGCGCCGTGTCGAGCTCGGTTCGCCGATCAAGACCCTGGGCTCCCACGAGGTCTCCGTGCGTCTGCACGCCGACGTCGCTGCGAAGCTCGGCGTCGAGGTCGTTGCTGCCTGA
- the rpsR gene encoding 30S ribosomal protein S18: protein MAKPPVRKPKKKVCAFCKDKTVYVDYKDTNMLRKFISDRGKIRARRVTGNCTQHQRDVATAVKNSREMALLPYTSTAR, encoded by the coding sequence ATGGCGAAGCCGCCTGTGCGCAAGCCTAAGAAGAAGGTCTGCGCTTTCTGCAAGGACAAGACCGTTTACGTGGACTACAAGGACACGAACATGCTGCGGAAGTTCATTTCCGACCGCGGCAAGATCCGTGCCCGCCGCGTGACCGGCAACTGCACGCAGCACCAGCGTGACGTCGCAACGGCTGTGAAGAACAGCCGTGAGATGGCGCTGCTGCCCTACACGTCGACCGCGCGATAA
- a CDS encoding lipid II:glycine glycyltransferase FemX has protein sequence MSLTLRTISREQHLAYIQSLPSASHCQVPAWADVKTEWRSESLGWFDKSGELVGAGLVLYRQLPKIKRYLAYLPEGPVINWYAPNLDDWLQPMLAHLKNQGAFSVKMGPPVVIRRWNSTAIKSGIQDPDVKRLRDVEASHIEPRAFEVADRLRKMGWQQGEDGGAGFGDVQPRYVFQVPLAGRSLDDVLKGFNQLWRRNIKKAEKAGVEVVQGSYEDLAEWQRLYEITAERDHFRPRPLSYFQRMWTVLNSEDPNRMRLYFARHNGVNLSAATMLVVGGHVWYSYGASDNIGREVRPSNAMQWRMLRDAYAMGATVYDLRGISDSLDETDHLFGLIQFKVGTGGEAVEYVGEWDFPLNKLLHKALDMYMSRR, from the coding sequence ATGAGCCTGACCCTGAGGACCATCAGCCGAGAGCAGCATCTGGCCTACATCCAGAGTCTGCCGTCGGCGAGTCACTGCCAGGTCCCGGCATGGGCAGACGTCAAGACCGAGTGGCGCTCCGAGAGCCTGGGCTGGTTCGACAAGTCCGGTGAGCTCGTGGGCGCCGGCCTGGTGCTCTACCGGCAGCTGCCCAAGATCAAGCGCTATCTCGCGTACCTCCCCGAGGGCCCGGTCATCAACTGGTACGCCCCGAACCTGGACGACTGGCTGCAGCCGATGCTGGCGCACCTCAAGAACCAGGGCGCCTTCTCGGTGAAGATGGGCCCGCCCGTCGTCATCCGCCGCTGGAACTCGACCGCGATCAAGTCGGGCATCCAGGACCCGGACGTGAAGCGGCTGCGCGACGTCGAGGCCAGCCACATCGAGCCGCGCGCCTTCGAAGTCGCCGACCGGCTGCGGAAGATGGGCTGGCAGCAGGGCGAGGACGGCGGCGCCGGCTTCGGTGACGTACAGCCCCGCTACGTCTTCCAGGTGCCGCTCGCGGGCCGCTCCCTCGACGACGTCCTCAAGGGCTTCAACCAACTGTGGCGGCGCAACATCAAGAAGGCCGAGAAGGCCGGCGTCGAGGTCGTCCAGGGCAGCTACGAGGACCTTGCCGAGTGGCAGCGGCTGTACGAGATCACGGCCGAGCGCGATCACTTCCGCCCGCGCCCGCTCTCGTACTTCCAGCGCATGTGGACCGTCCTCAACTCCGAGGACCCCAACCGGATGCGCCTGTACTTCGCCCGCCACAACGGGGTGAACCTCTCCGCGGCGACGATGCTCGTCGTCGGCGGCCACGTCTGGTACTCCTACGGTGCCTCCGACAACATCGGCCGCGAGGTCCGGCCCTCGAACGCGATGCAGTGGCGAATGCTGCGCGACGCGTACGCGATGGGCGCCACGGTGTACGACCTGCGCGGCATCTCCGACTCGCTGGACGAGACCGACCACCTCTTCGGCCTGATCCAGTTCAAGGTGGGCACCGGCGGCGAGGCCGTCGAGTACGTCGGCGAGTGGGACTTCCCGCTGAACAAGCTGCTCCACAAGGCGCTCGACATGTACATGTCGCGTCGCTGA
- a CDS encoding single-stranded DNA-binding protein, producing MAGETVITVVGNLVDDPELRFTPSGAAVAKFRVASTPRIFDRQTNEWKDGEGLFLTCSVWRQAAENVAESLTRGMRVIVQGRLKQRSYDDREGVKRTVYELDVEEVGPSLKSATAKVTKTSGRGGQGGQGGGYGGGGGQQGGGNWGGAPSGGQQGGGGAPADDPWATSAPAGGGQQQGGGSWGSSSGGAGAGNSGGGYSDEPPF from the coding sequence ATGGCAGGCGAGACCGTCATCACGGTCGTCGGCAATCTCGTCGACGACCCCGAGCTGCGCTTCACCCCGTCCGGTGCGGCGGTCGCGAAGTTCCGTGTCGCGTCCACTCCCCGCATCTTCGACCGGCAGACCAATGAGTGGAAGGACGGCGAAGGCCTGTTCCTCACCTGCTCGGTCTGGCGTCAGGCGGCGGAGAACGTCGCGGAGTCGCTTACGCGAGGCATGCGCGTCATCGTGCAGGGCCGGCTGAAGCAGCGGTCGTACGACGACCGCGAGGGCGTCAAGCGCACGGTCTACGAGCTGGACGTCGAGGAAGTCGGCCCCAGCCTCAAGAGCGCCACGGCCAAGGTCACCAAGACCAGTGGTCGCGGTGGTCAGGGCGGCCAGGGTGGCGGCTACGGCGGCGGAGGCGGCCAGCAGGGCGGCGGCAACTGGGGCGGAGCCCCCAGCGGAGGCCAGCAGGGCGGTGGCGGTGCACCCGCCGACGACCCGTGGGCCACCAGCGCGCCGGCCGGTGGCGGCCAGCAGCAGGGCGGCGGCAGCTGGGGCTCGAGCTCCGGCGGTGCCGGTGCCGGCAACTCTGGCGGCGGCTACTCGGACGAGCCGCCCTTCTAG
- a CDS encoding transglycosylase domain-containing protein, whose protein sequence is MSEHRRKPPQPQGGGRAADRRAAPQPSGRRAAPTRSAPTGSPSGSYGEERPYGGRAEARRAAQRGGGGGSRRRGAPEGGPQGPNGPGGRGGGRRGGGGGGRGDGFDGPAGRGRRPSKKRMIDYPRANKYGWRRWMPSWKLVTGTCIGFTGVLLGAATIAYAMVSVPNVAKTATAQNNVYYWADGSQMVATGGEVNRQIIPYDQIPKEMRFAVMSAENKTFETDSGIDPQGIARALLNMAKGGETQGGSTITQQYVKNAQLDDQSQTISRKFKELFISIKVGTTRDKKEIMAGYLNTAYYGRGAYGIQAAARTYFHTDAKKLNVSQCAFLSSLLKGATYYDPAGNPGIDTEASAEHNTIRVTARWKWTLDEMVKDERISAEDRAKYKTLPHVDGLKKNAQLSGQTGYLVDLAKSYVQKTTKISANDLSKGGYQIYTTFDKKKVEDLEAAVKKVRKEKSDPKRAEDKYVQFGGASVDVKSGAIVAIYGGENATTHFTNNADVTGAQVGSTFKPFVLAAALRDGKRDPDDGSKRTIVSTKSLYSGKNDLKIKNYDGSIWEDKDGKEWLQENDDKQSVGRAPDYAIDLREAMRESVNSAFVQLGMDVGTDKVKQAAVDAGLTDDRTTMASDSVPSFSIGTSSPSAIRMAGAYSTFANNGQQNEPFSVKRVAQDGVDVYNHETKTKSAFSSAIASNVTDVLKTVVDKGTGTSAQLPDGREVAGKTGTTDENKSAWFVGYTPQLSTAIDMYRLDDTHKVSGFQKMYGTFGKDKIHGASFPAEIWHDYMTKAMAGQPELSFPSAEDLGEVVYGGGLSSPEPTPTIVPTPTPSPTPSIPTPSFTPTPTPTPTSSCSKWDWTCNGNSTTPTPSATTSSPGNNGGSNGNGNGGTGVFGGTTG, encoded by the coding sequence ATGAGCGAGCACCGTCGCAAACCGCCACAGCCGCAGGGTGGCGGTCGCGCCGCGGACAGGCGGGCTGCGCCGCAGCCCTCCGGCCGCCGCGCGGCACCTACGAGGTCCGCCCCCACCGGGTCGCCCTCCGGTTCGTACGGCGAGGAGCGTCCGTACGGCGGCCGCGCCGAAGCCAGGCGTGCCGCCCAGCGGGGTGGAGGCGGCGGCAGCCGCAGGCGCGGCGCACCCGAGGGCGGTCCTCAGGGGCCGAACGGGCCCGGAGGCCGTGGTGGTGGCCGCCGTGGTGGCGGCGGTGGCGGGCGCGGGGACGGTTTCGACGGTCCCGCAGGGCGCGGGCGCCGTCCGTCCAAGAAGCGGATGATCGACTATCCGAGGGCCAACAAGTACGGCTGGCGGCGCTGGATGCCGTCCTGGAAGCTCGTGACGGGCACCTGCATCGGCTTCACCGGCGTGCTGCTGGGTGCGGCCACGATCGCGTACGCCATGGTGAGCGTCCCGAACGTCGCGAAGACGGCCACCGCCCAGAACAACGTCTACTACTGGGCCGACGGCAGCCAGATGGTCGCGACCGGTGGCGAGGTCAACCGCCAGATCATTCCGTACGACCAGATTCCCAAGGAGATGCGGTTCGCCGTCATGTCCGCGGAGAACAAGACCTTCGAGACGGACAGCGGCATCGACCCGCAGGGCATCGCGCGCGCGCTTCTCAACATGGCCAAGGGGGGCGAGACCCAGGGCGGGTCGACGATCACCCAGCAGTACGTGAAGAACGCGCAGCTCGACGACCAGTCGCAGACGATCAGCCGCAAGTTCAAAGAGCTCTTCATCTCCATCAAGGTCGGGACGACCAGGGACAAGAAGGAGATCATGGCCGGGTACCTGAACACCGCGTACTACGGTCGTGGTGCTTACGGGATCCAGGCCGCGGCGCGGACGTACTTCCACACGGACGCCAAGAAGCTGAACGTGAGCCAGTGCGCCTTCCTGTCCTCGCTGCTCAAGGGCGCCACGTACTACGACCCGGCGGGCAACCCCGGGATCGACACGGAGGCGTCCGCCGAGCACAACACGATCAGGGTCACGGCGCGATGGAAGTGGACCCTCGACGAGATGGTCAAGGACGAGCGCATCAGCGCCGAGGACCGGGCCAAATACAAGACGCTGCCGCACGTCGACGGGCTGAAGAAGAACGCGCAGCTCAGCGGGCAGACCGGCTACCTGGTCGACCTCGCCAAGTCGTACGTCCAGAAGACCACCAAGATCTCGGCCAACGACCTCAGCAAGGGCGGGTACCAGATCTACACGACCTTCGACAAGAAGAAGGTCGAAGACCTGGAGGCAGCGGTCAAGAAGGTCCGCAAGGAAAAGAGCGACCCCAAGCGCGCCGAGGACAAGTACGTCCAGTTCGGCGGTGCCTCGGTGGATGTGAAGTCCGGCGCGATCGTCGCGATCTACGGCGGCGAGAACGCCACCACGCACTTCACCAACAACGCAGACGTGACCGGTGCTCAGGTCGGCTCGACCTTCAAGCCCTTCGTGCTCGCGGCTGCACTCCGGGACGGAAAGCGCGACCCGGACGACGGCTCCAAGCGGACCATCGTGTCGACGAAGAGTCTCTACAGCGGCAAGAACGACCTGAAGATCAAGAACTACGACGGCAGCATCTGGGAGGACAAGGACGGCAAGGAATGGCTGCAGGAGAACGACGACAAGCAGTCGGTCGGCAGGGCTCCTGACTACGCCATCGACCTGCGTGAGGCCATGCGGGAGTCGGTCAACTCGGCTTTCGTACAGCTCGGCATGGACGTGGGAACCGACAAGGTGAAGCAGGCGGCCGTAGACGCCGGCCTGACGGACGACCGGACCACCATGGCCAGCGACAGCGTCCCGTCCTTCTCCATCGGTACGTCCAGCCCCAGCGCCATCCGCATGGCCGGTGCGTACAGCACCTTCGCCAACAACGGCCAGCAGAACGAGCCGTTCTCCGTCAAGAGGGTCGCCCAGGACGGAGTGGACGTCTACAACCACGAGACGAAGACGAAGTCCGCCTTCTCCTCCGCGATCGCCAGCAACGTCACCGACGTACTGAAGACCGTGGTCGACAAGGGCACCGGCACCTCTGCCCAGCTTCCGGACGGCCGGGAGGTCGCAGGCAAGACCGGTACCACTGACGAGAACAAGTCCGCCTGGTTCGTCGGCTACACCCCGCAGTTGTCGACCGCCATCGACATGTACCGGCTGGACGACACCCACAAGGTCTCCGGGTTCCAGAAGATGTACGGCACCTTCGGCAAGGACAAGATCCACGGTGCCTCGTTCCCCGCGGAGATCTGGCACGACTACATGACGAAGGCGATGGCCGGCCAGCCGGAGCTTTCGTTCCCGTCGGCCGAGGATCTCGGTGAGGTCGTCTACGGCGGTGGCCTGTCGAGCCCCGAGCCGACGCCGACCATCGTCCCGACGCCCACCCCCTCGCCGACGCCGTCGATCCCGACCCCGTCCTTCACGCCGACGCCGACGCCGACCCCCACCTCCAGCTGCAGCAAGTGGGATTGGACCTGCAACGGCAACAGCACCACGCCCACGCCCTCGGCCACCACGAGCAGTCCGGGGAACAACGGCGGCAGCAACGGGAACGGCAACGGAGGAACCGGCGTCTTCGGTGGGACGACCGGCTAG